Proteins from one Ascaphus truei isolate aAscTru1 chromosome 19, aAscTru1.hap1, whole genome shotgun sequence genomic window:
- the MEAK7 gene encoding MTOR-associated protein MEAK7 isoform X2, with translation MGNTESTSYQKRLSRILPEEQSEFEQAFENLCRAKDTSKNSVGLQAFKEYLGNSLPESMTMRIFSSIQSVNVNGKGSAPPEEINKEQFGLFLADLLRGTAEEKSCIIFQMLNSESEQVKGSQLQQFSEDLIASVVHVVKNRNLLNGWALENMQASDSGARTLASQLLSQLKPTDGQSLEEPEFIDSSWSRASIEDWLYKVPIISTFVRVVVILGLSIIKHQTELQKDISHLVPKCKRMAKKTSFVTLLDLPSVMYLNSHLPFEMQHMWRLLFSSQVHGESFSQLCGHIEAQGQCVLVLKDSDGFIFGGFASQTWEVKPQFQGDSRCFLFSISPRLDVHTYTGYNDHYMYLNYGQQTMPNGLGMGGQHDYFGLWIDSDFGRGHSKAKPRCTTYNSPQLSAKEDFTIDAIEVWAVGDLPEHLLSTNKKSVLDADPEATALLEMMGRTRQSEGLRDKDEDD, from the exons ATGGGAAACACAGAGAGCACATCCTACCAGAAACGGCTGTCAAGGATCCTTCCTGAAGAACAGTCCGAGTTTGAGCAAGCCTTTGAGAACTTGTGTCGGGCAAAGGATACATCCAAGAATTCTGTGGGCCTACAGGCTTTCAAG GAGTACCTTGGGAATTCCTTACCAGAGAGTATGACCATGCGGATTTTCAGCAGCATACAAAGTGTTAATGTGAATGGAAAGGGCTCTGCCCCTCCTGAAGAGATCAATAAGGAGCAATTTGGCCTGTTCCTCGCAGATCTACTAAGGGGAACGGCAGAAGAAAAAAGTTGTATTATCTTTCAAATGCTGAATTCTGAGAGCGAGCAAGTGAAAGGGAGTCAGCTCCAGCAG TTTTCAGAGGATCTGATAGCTTCAGTGGTGCATGTGGTGAAGAACAGAAACCTCCTGAATGGCTGGGCCTTGGAGAACATGCAAGCCAGTGATTCAGGAGCTAGGACCCTGGCCTCACAGTTACTGTCACAGTTAAAACCTACAG atgggcaAAGCCTTGAAGAACCTGAGTTTATAGATTCTTCCTGGTCAAGAGCATCCATTGAAGATTGGTTGTATAAAGTCCCAATTATATCCACATTTGTCAGGGTCGTGGTGATTTTGGGCTTATCCATCATAAAACACCAAACAGAGCTTCAAAAAGACATCAGCCATTTGGTCCCAAAATGCAAGAGGATGGCCAAGAAGACATCCTTTGTCACTCTTTTAGATCTTCCATCGGTCATGTACCTGAACTCTCACCTCCCCTTCGAGATGCAGCACATGTGGcgcctcctcttctcctcccagGTTCATGGGGAGAGCTTCTCACAGCTATGTGGGCACATAGAGGCGCAGGGTCAATGTGTGTTGGTCTTAAAGGACTCTGATGGGTTTATTTTTGGAGGTTTTGCATCGCAGACTTGGGAGGTGAAACCACAGTTTCAAG GAGACAGCAGATGCTTCTTGTTCTCCATCTCGCCGCGTCTTGATGTGCACACGTACACGGGGTACAACGATCACTACATGTACCTGAACTACGGCCAGCAAACTATGCCAAACGGACTG GGAATGGGAGGTCAGCATGATTACTTTGGACTTTGGATAGACAGTGACTTTGGAAGAGGACATAGCAAGGCCAAACCCAGGTGTACTACATACAATAGTCCCCAGCTCTCAGCCAAAGAGGACTTCACCATAGATGCCATAGAAGTCTGGGCAGTTGGAGACCTCCCAGAACATCTGCTG tccaCAAATAAAAAAAGCGTCTTGGATGCAGACCCTGAGGCCACGGCATTGCTTGAAATGATGGGCAGAACACGCCAGAGCGAAGGACTGAGAGATAAAGATGAAGATGATTAA
- the MEAK7 gene encoding MTOR-associated protein MEAK7 isoform X1: MGRTLEIVTGCLATELLTLHLQRPLPTVQVSRFSFQAAGCDGFNARTILPLIIEEYLGNSLPESMTMRIFSSIQSVNVNGKGSAPPEEINKEQFGLFLADLLRGTAEEKSCIIFQMLNSESEQVKGSQLQQFSEDLIASVVHVVKNRNLLNGWALENMQASDSGARTLASQLLSQLKPTDGQSLEEPEFIDSSWSRASIEDWLYKVPIISTFVRVVVILGLSIIKHQTELQKDISHLVPKCKRMAKKTSFVTLLDLPSVMYLNSHLPFEMQHMWRLLFSSQVHGESFSQLCGHIEAQGQCVLVLKDSDGFIFGGFASQTWEVKPQFQGDSRCFLFSISPRLDVHTYTGYNDHYMYLNYGQQTMPNGLGMGGQHDYFGLWIDSDFGRGHSKAKPRCTTYNSPQLSAKEDFTIDAIEVWAVGDLPEHLLSTNKKSVLDADPEATALLEMMGRTRQSEGLRDKDEDD; encoded by the exons ATGGGTCGTACACTGGAGATAGTTACAGGCTGCTTAGCCACTGAATTGCTTACACTGCATCTTCAAcgccccctccccactgtccaagtaagcaggttttcttttcaagCAGCTGGTTGTGAcgggttcaatgccaggaccatccttcctctaattatagag GAGTACCTTGGGAATTCCTTACCAGAGAGTATGACCATGCGGATTTTCAGCAGCATACAAAGTGTTAATGTGAATGGAAAGGGCTCTGCCCCTCCTGAAGAGATCAATAAGGAGCAATTTGGCCTGTTCCTCGCAGATCTACTAAGGGGAACGGCAGAAGAAAAAAGTTGTATTATCTTTCAAATGCTGAATTCTGAGAGCGAGCAAGTGAAAGGGAGTCAGCTCCAGCAG TTTTCAGAGGATCTGATAGCTTCAGTGGTGCATGTGGTGAAGAACAGAAACCTCCTGAATGGCTGGGCCTTGGAGAACATGCAAGCCAGTGATTCAGGAGCTAGGACCCTGGCCTCACAGTTACTGTCACAGTTAAAACCTACAG atgggcaAAGCCTTGAAGAACCTGAGTTTATAGATTCTTCCTGGTCAAGAGCATCCATTGAAGATTGGTTGTATAAAGTCCCAATTATATCCACATTTGTCAGGGTCGTGGTGATTTTGGGCTTATCCATCATAAAACACCAAACAGAGCTTCAAAAAGACATCAGCCATTTGGTCCCAAAATGCAAGAGGATGGCCAAGAAGACATCCTTTGTCACTCTTTTAGATCTTCCATCGGTCATGTACCTGAACTCTCACCTCCCCTTCGAGATGCAGCACATGTGGcgcctcctcttctcctcccagGTTCATGGGGAGAGCTTCTCACAGCTATGTGGGCACATAGAGGCGCAGGGTCAATGTGTGTTGGTCTTAAAGGACTCTGATGGGTTTATTTTTGGAGGTTTTGCATCGCAGACTTGGGAGGTGAAACCACAGTTTCAAG GAGACAGCAGATGCTTCTTGTTCTCCATCTCGCCGCGTCTTGATGTGCACACGTACACGGGGTACAACGATCACTACATGTACCTGAACTACGGCCAGCAAACTATGCCAAACGGACTG GGAATGGGAGGTCAGCATGATTACTTTGGACTTTGGATAGACAGTGACTTTGGAAGAGGACATAGCAAGGCCAAACCCAGGTGTACTACATACAATAGTCCCCAGCTCTCAGCCAAAGAGGACTTCACCATAGATGCCATAGAAGTCTGGGCAGTTGGAGACCTCCCAGAACATCTGCTG tccaCAAATAAAAAAAGCGTCTTGGATGCAGACCCTGAGGCCACGGCATTGCTTGAAATGATGGGCAGAACACGCCAGAGCGAAGGACTGAGAGATAAAGATGAAGATGATTAA
- the MEAK7 gene encoding MTOR-associated protein MEAK7 isoform X3 has product MGRTLEIVTGCLATELLTLHLQRPLPTVQEYLGNSLPESMTMRIFSSIQSVNVNGKGSAPPEEINKEQFGLFLADLLRGTAEEKSCIIFQMLNSESEQVKGSQLQQFSEDLIASVVHVVKNRNLLNGWALENMQASDSGARTLASQLLSQLKPTDGQSLEEPEFIDSSWSRASIEDWLYKVPIISTFVRVVVILGLSIIKHQTELQKDISHLVPKCKRMAKKTSFVTLLDLPSVMYLNSHLPFEMQHMWRLLFSSQVHGESFSQLCGHIEAQGQCVLVLKDSDGFIFGGFASQTWEVKPQFQGDSRCFLFSISPRLDVHTYTGYNDHYMYLNYGQQTMPNGLGMGGQHDYFGLWIDSDFGRGHSKAKPRCTTYNSPQLSAKEDFTIDAIEVWAVGDLPEHLLSTNKKSVLDADPEATALLEMMGRTRQSEGLRDKDEDD; this is encoded by the exons ATGGGTCGTACACTGGAGATAGTTACAGGCTGCTTAGCCACTGAATTGCTTACACTGCATCTTCAAcgccccctccccactgtccaa GAGTACCTTGGGAATTCCTTACCAGAGAGTATGACCATGCGGATTTTCAGCAGCATACAAAGTGTTAATGTGAATGGAAAGGGCTCTGCCCCTCCTGAAGAGATCAATAAGGAGCAATTTGGCCTGTTCCTCGCAGATCTACTAAGGGGAACGGCAGAAGAAAAAAGTTGTATTATCTTTCAAATGCTGAATTCTGAGAGCGAGCAAGTGAAAGGGAGTCAGCTCCAGCAG TTTTCAGAGGATCTGATAGCTTCAGTGGTGCATGTGGTGAAGAACAGAAACCTCCTGAATGGCTGGGCCTTGGAGAACATGCAAGCCAGTGATTCAGGAGCTAGGACCCTGGCCTCACAGTTACTGTCACAGTTAAAACCTACAG atgggcaAAGCCTTGAAGAACCTGAGTTTATAGATTCTTCCTGGTCAAGAGCATCCATTGAAGATTGGTTGTATAAAGTCCCAATTATATCCACATTTGTCAGGGTCGTGGTGATTTTGGGCTTATCCATCATAAAACACCAAACAGAGCTTCAAAAAGACATCAGCCATTTGGTCCCAAAATGCAAGAGGATGGCCAAGAAGACATCCTTTGTCACTCTTTTAGATCTTCCATCGGTCATGTACCTGAACTCTCACCTCCCCTTCGAGATGCAGCACATGTGGcgcctcctcttctcctcccagGTTCATGGGGAGAGCTTCTCACAGCTATGTGGGCACATAGAGGCGCAGGGTCAATGTGTGTTGGTCTTAAAGGACTCTGATGGGTTTATTTTTGGAGGTTTTGCATCGCAGACTTGGGAGGTGAAACCACAGTTTCAAG GAGACAGCAGATGCTTCTTGTTCTCCATCTCGCCGCGTCTTGATGTGCACACGTACACGGGGTACAACGATCACTACATGTACCTGAACTACGGCCAGCAAACTATGCCAAACGGACTG GGAATGGGAGGTCAGCATGATTACTTTGGACTTTGGATAGACAGTGACTTTGGAAGAGGACATAGCAAGGCCAAACCCAGGTGTACTACATACAATAGTCCCCAGCTCTCAGCCAAAGAGGACTTCACCATAGATGCCATAGAAGTCTGGGCAGTTGGAGACCTCCCAGAACATCTGCTG tccaCAAATAAAAAAAGCGTCTTGGATGCAGACCCTGAGGCCACGGCATTGCTTGAAATGATGGGCAGAACACGCCAGAGCGAAGGACTGAGAGATAAAGATGAAGATGATTAA
- the MEAK7 gene encoding MTOR-associated protein MEAK7 isoform X4: MGRTLEIVTGCLATELLTLHLQRPLPTVQVSRFSFQAAGCDGFNARTILPLIIEEYLGNSLPESMTMRIFSSIQSVNVNGKGSAPPEEINKEQFGLFLADLLRGTAEEKSCIIFQMLNSESEQVKGSQLQQFSEDLIASVVHVVKNRNLLNGWALENMQASDSGARTLASQLLSQLKPTDGQSLEEPEFIDSSWSRASIEDWLYKVPIISTFVRVVVILGLSIIKHQTELQKDISHLVPKCKRMAKKTSFVTLLDLPSVMYLNSHLPFEMQHMWRLLFSSQVHGESFSQLCGHIEAQGQCVLVLKDSDGFIFGGFASQTWEVKPQFQGKKLAPICCKCFCASAPLTHQGEPAGSEDIKKKREIAPRETADASCSPSRRVLMCTRTRGTTITTCT; this comes from the exons ATGGGTCGTACACTGGAGATAGTTACAGGCTGCTTAGCCACTGAATTGCTTACACTGCATCTTCAAcgccccctccccactgtccaagtaagcaggttttcttttcaagCAGCTGGTTGTGAcgggttcaatgccaggaccatccttcctctaattatagag GAGTACCTTGGGAATTCCTTACCAGAGAGTATGACCATGCGGATTTTCAGCAGCATACAAAGTGTTAATGTGAATGGAAAGGGCTCTGCCCCTCCTGAAGAGATCAATAAGGAGCAATTTGGCCTGTTCCTCGCAGATCTACTAAGGGGAACGGCAGAAGAAAAAAGTTGTATTATCTTTCAAATGCTGAATTCTGAGAGCGAGCAAGTGAAAGGGAGTCAGCTCCAGCAG TTTTCAGAGGATCTGATAGCTTCAGTGGTGCATGTGGTGAAGAACAGAAACCTCCTGAATGGCTGGGCCTTGGAGAACATGCAAGCCAGTGATTCAGGAGCTAGGACCCTGGCCTCACAGTTACTGTCACAGTTAAAACCTACAG atgggcaAAGCCTTGAAGAACCTGAGTTTATAGATTCTTCCTGGTCAAGAGCATCCATTGAAGATTGGTTGTATAAAGTCCCAATTATATCCACATTTGTCAGGGTCGTGGTGATTTTGGGCTTATCCATCATAAAACACCAAACAGAGCTTCAAAAAGACATCAGCCATTTGGTCCCAAAATGCAAGAGGATGGCCAAGAAGACATCCTTTGTCACTCTTTTAGATCTTCCATCGGTCATGTACCTGAACTCTCACCTCCCCTTCGAGATGCAGCACATGTGGcgcctcctcttctcctcccagGTTCATGGGGAGAGCTTCTCACAGCTATGTGGGCACATAGAGGCGCAGGGTCAATGTGTGTTGGTCTTAAAGGACTCTGATGGGTTTATTTTTGGAGGTTTTGCATCGCAGACTTGGGAGGTGAAACCACAGTTTCAAG GGAAAAAACTTGCCCCAATCTGCTGCAAGTGTTTTTGTGCGAGTGCTCCGCTCACTCACCAAGGAGAACCAGCTGGATCTGAAGACATCAAGAAGAAAAGAGAAATTGCACCAAGG GAGACAGCAGATGCTTCTTGTTCTCCATCTCGCCGCGTCTTGATGTGCACACGTACACGGGGTACAACGATCACTACATGTACCTGA
- the MEAK7 gene encoding MTOR-associated protein MEAK7 isoform X5, whose product MGRTLEIVTGCLATELLTLHLQRPLPTVQVSRFSFQAAGCDGFNARTILPLIIEEYLGNSLPESMTMRIFSSIQSVNVNGKGSAPPEEINKEQFGLFLADLLRGTAEEKSCIIFQMLNSESEQVKGSQLQQFSEDLIASVVHVVKNRNLLNGWALENMQASDSGARTLASQLLSQLKPTDGQSLEEPEFIDSSWSRASIEDWLYKVPIISTFVRVVVILGLSIIKHQTELQKDISHLVPKCKRMAKKTSFVTLLDLPSVMYLNSHLPFEMQHMWRLLFSSQVHGESFSQLCGHIEAQGQCVLVLKDSDGFIFGGFASQTWEVKPQFQGKKLAPICCKCFCASAPLTHQGEPAGSEDIKKKREIAPRV is encoded by the exons ATGGGTCGTACACTGGAGATAGTTACAGGCTGCTTAGCCACTGAATTGCTTACACTGCATCTTCAAcgccccctccccactgtccaagtaagcaggttttcttttcaagCAGCTGGTTGTGAcgggttcaatgccaggaccatccttcctctaattatagag GAGTACCTTGGGAATTCCTTACCAGAGAGTATGACCATGCGGATTTTCAGCAGCATACAAAGTGTTAATGTGAATGGAAAGGGCTCTGCCCCTCCTGAAGAGATCAATAAGGAGCAATTTGGCCTGTTCCTCGCAGATCTACTAAGGGGAACGGCAGAAGAAAAAAGTTGTATTATCTTTCAAATGCTGAATTCTGAGAGCGAGCAAGTGAAAGGGAGTCAGCTCCAGCAG TTTTCAGAGGATCTGATAGCTTCAGTGGTGCATGTGGTGAAGAACAGAAACCTCCTGAATGGCTGGGCCTTGGAGAACATGCAAGCCAGTGATTCAGGAGCTAGGACCCTGGCCTCACAGTTACTGTCACAGTTAAAACCTACAG atgggcaAAGCCTTGAAGAACCTGAGTTTATAGATTCTTCCTGGTCAAGAGCATCCATTGAAGATTGGTTGTATAAAGTCCCAATTATATCCACATTTGTCAGGGTCGTGGTGATTTTGGGCTTATCCATCATAAAACACCAAACAGAGCTTCAAAAAGACATCAGCCATTTGGTCCCAAAATGCAAGAGGATGGCCAAGAAGACATCCTTTGTCACTCTTTTAGATCTTCCATCGGTCATGTACCTGAACTCTCACCTCCCCTTCGAGATGCAGCACATGTGGcgcctcctcttctcctcccagGTTCATGGGGAGAGCTTCTCACAGCTATGTGGGCACATAGAGGCGCAGGGTCAATGTGTGTTGGTCTTAAAGGACTCTGATGGGTTTATTTTTGGAGGTTTTGCATCGCAGACTTGGGAGGTGAAACCACAGTTTCAAG GGAAAAAACTTGCCCCAATCTGCTGCAAGTGTTTTTGTGCGAGTGCTCCGCTCACTCACCAAGGAGAACCAGCTGGATCTGAAGACATCAAGAAGAAAAGAGAAATTGCACCAAGG GTCTAA